A stretch of DNA from Candidatus Tanganyikabacteria bacterium:
CGATCGACCCTCCGGGCCGGCGGGAGGCGCGGCACATGGTCGGCCGGTCGGCCCGGCCGGCAGCGCGGCGCGGGGGCGACCGGCCGATGCGTTGACCGACACGGCACGACGGTGGTCGTCGACGGGAAGGTCCACCGGACCGGCGGCGGAAACCCGGCCGCCACGCGCTCCGGATGAGCCGGCGGTCGAGCGCGCGCCGGTGACGGCCGAAGCCGAAGGCTTCGAGGCCGAGATCGTCTGGGGCCGCCACGCGGTCATGGAGGCCCTCAAGGGGTCCCGTGCCGTCAACAAGGTCTGGCTGCTCCGTGGCCTCGGCGACCAGGCGATCGTGAGCCGGATCCGGCACCTGGCGCGGGAGAAGGGCGCGGTAGTCCAGGAGGTCGAACGCGGCAAGCTCAACGATCTCGCTCCCGCCTCTCACCAGGGCATGGTGGCTTCCCTGGCGCCGGTGCCCTACGCCGATTTCGACGAAATGGTCGCCGCCGCGCGAGCGGCCGCGCACCCGCTGATCCTGGTCCTGGATGGCATCGAGGATCCTCACAACCTCGGCGCCCTGATCCGCACCGCCGGCGCCGCGGGGGCGCAGGGCGTGGTCATCCCGCGCCGCCGGGCCGTGGGCCTCACCGGCACGGTGGCAAAGGCCGCGGCGGGCGCCCTCGAGCACGTGCCGGTCGCCCGCGTCAACAACCTGGGCCAGGCCCTCGAGGCGCTCAAGGAGGCCGGATTCTGGATCGTCTGCGCCGATCAGGGCGCGTCTCAGACCGCCTACGCGGCCGATCTCAAGGGCCCCGTGGCGGCGGTCGTCGGTGCCGAAGGGGCGGGCCTGTCCCGCCTCACGGCAGAGCGTTGCGACCTCCTGGTGAGCTTCCCCATGACCGGGGCCGTGCCGTCCCTCAACGCCTCCGTGGCTGGCGGCCTGCTCTTGTTCGAAGTGGTGCG
This window harbors:
- the rlmB gene encoding 23S rRNA (guanosine(2251)-2'-O)-methyltransferase RlmB, encoding MEALKGSRAVNKVWLLRGLGDQAIVSRIRHLAREKGAVVQEVERGKLNDLAPASHQGMVASLAPVPYADFDEMVAAARAAAHPLILVLDGIEDPHNLGALIRTAGAAGAQGVVIPRRRAVGLTGTVAKAAAGALEHVPVARVNNLGQALEALKEAGFWIVCADQGASQTAYAADLKGPVAAVVGAEGAGLSRLTAERCDLLVSFPMTGAVPSLNASVAGGLLLFEVVRQRL